In Mycoplasmopsis fermentans PG18, one genomic interval encodes:
- a CDS encoding P68 family surface lipoprotein, whose translation MKKANKLIISLGTAFAALSPVVLSVGCGGGGSSNLDSINGESTPSNENSAYANDKKGYNIKANDKVQIATTFSKGRAQYEALNDIIKNYNRLMKDQPGFKEVEQVSLGSGYDGQADVVRKKITAKEAQMPNLLLNYSSLASSLAESGVLLNFTTKENGGKESISNSDFAESFSRANRTTSKINNGGSWLIPIAKSSINLGANGPVLSYVIESMLAKGAKIDPSWKDKWDKIKKSGLKDRAAVIENWGAVKSDVSALKLNELTIKESTFSNIYSLLEFCDKAQKMFEKSSAVTTLEGPHALGIDDITGFIQTLGYASVGADPESWITTVVEEDGERKISYKSFVEATSQANSKFKELYDMFVPKLKSQSVVFQQSGAYTSSEQIRHNFMFDIGSTAGYTHNFAKKSETSIEIKNSEGKFSSGWNENNNKFAQIVKHDDGTYRIGGHLNKIKKDTEKLENYEWKAKTADIYNKLAGYSQIPTGTKKISSPSGTNVYAFMIETKNKDDIKTLDAALADGKLVKVGEFVNNQNKEAILYLAFGKGAGISGLKIVEKGLDSLLEKDEFFKFATPSKTKDTDAKNVYYAQGPSLFGIRSSDNAMNQATRMFVKWFVTSGATELEYKDQETGNVIKKVIKPSLMFSEQASYIFAVKDFEKTPMTTTNPYLRECFEMFKKTIEDPEHNAIYEEYGDPNGDAFRGALGTAWRNVYGNKSPGQYKDQIIDAVVASNNKLFN comes from the coding sequence ATGAAAAAAGCTAATAAGCTTATTATTTCTCTTGGTACAGCATTTGCAGCATTGTCTCCAGTTGTATTAAGTGTTGGATGTGGAGGTGGAGGTTCTTCCAACCTAGATTCAATTAATGGTGAAAGTACTCCATCAAATGAAAACTCAGCTTATGCAAACGATAAAAAAGGTTACAATATTAAAGCCAATGACAAAGTTCAAATTGCTACAACTTTCTCTAAAGGTAGAGCTCAATATGAAGCTTTAAATGATATAATCAAAAATTACAACAGATTAATGAAAGATCAACCTGGTTTTAAAGAAGTTGAACAAGTTAGTTTAGGTTCAGGTTATGACGGTCAAGCTGACGTGGTTAGAAAAAAAATAACAGCCAAAGAAGCTCAAATGCCTAACTTACTTCTTAACTATTCATCTTTAGCATCATCTCTTGCCGAAAGTGGAGTATTGTTGAACTTTACAACTAAAGAAAATGGGGGCAAAGAATCAATTTCTAATAGTGATTTTGCAGAATCATTTTCAAGAGCAAATAGAACAACATCAAAAATTAATAATGGTGGTTCATGATTAATTCCTATTGCTAAAAGCTCAATTAACTTAGGCGCTAATGGTCCTGTTCTTTCATACGTAATTGAAAGTATGCTTGCAAAAGGGGCTAAAATTGATCCAAGTTGAAAAGATAAATGAGATAAAATCAAAAAATCAGGTTTAAAAGATAGAGCAGCCGTTATTGAAAACTGAGGTGCTGTTAAATCAGATGTTAGTGCATTAAAATTAAATGAGTTAACAATTAAAGAATCAACATTCTCAAATATTTACTCATTATTAGAATTTTGTGACAAAGCACAAAAAATGTTTGAAAAATCATCAGCAGTGACTACTTTAGAAGGACCACATGCCTTAGGTATTGATGATATTACAGGATTTATTCAAACTTTAGGATATGCTTCAGTTGGAGCCGATCCTGAATCATGAATTACAACAGTTGTTGAAGAAGATGGCGAAAGAAAAATAAGTTACAAATCATTTGTGGAAGCTACATCACAAGCTAATAGTAAATTTAAAGAACTTTATGATATGTTTGTTCCTAAATTGAAATCTCAATCTGTTGTTTTCCAACAAAGTGGTGCTTATACATCTAGTGAACAAATAAGACATAACTTTATGTTTGATATTGGTTCAACAGCTGGATATACTCATAACTTTGCTAAAAAAAGCGAAACATCTATTGAAATTAAAAATAGTGAAGGTAAATTCTCTTCTGGATGAAATGAAAACAATAATAAATTTGCCCAAATTGTAAAACATGATGATGGAACATATCGTATTGGTGGTCACTTAAATAAAATTAAAAAAGACACTGAAAAACTTGAAAATTATGAATGAAAAGCAAAAACCGCAGATATTTACAACAAATTAGCAGGTTATAGTCAAATTCCTACTGGAACTAAAAAAATTAGTTCACCAAGTGGAACAAATGTTTATGCTTTCATGATTGAAACCAAAAATAAAGATGATATTAAAACTTTAGATGCAGCTTTAGCAGATGGAAAACTTGTAAAAGTTGGTGAATTTGTTAATAATCAAAATAAAGAAGCTATTTTATACCTTGCTTTTGGTAAAGGTGCTGGTATTTCAGGACTTAAAATTGTTGAAAAAGGTTTAGATTCTCTTCTTGAAAAAGACGAATTCTTTAAATTTGCAACTCCTTCAAAAACAAAAGACACTGATGCTAAAAATGTTTATTATGCACAAGGTCCTTCATTATTTGGAATTAGATCTAGTGATAATGCAATGAATCAAGCAACAAGAATGTTTGTTAAATGATTTGTAACATCAGGCGCAACTGAATTAGAATATAAAGATCAAGAAACTGGAAATGTAATTAAAAAAGTAATAAAACCTTCTTTAATGTTTTCAGAACAAGCATCATATATTTTTGCTGTTAAAGATTTTGAAAAAACACCAATGACAACAACCAATCCTTACTTACGTGAATGTTTTGAAATGTTTAAAAAAACAATTGAAGATCCAGAACACAATGCTATCTATGAGGAATATGGTGATCCAAATGGTGATGCATTTAGAGGTGCATTAGGAACAGCATGAAGAAATGTTTATGGTAACAAAAGCCCAGGACAATATAAAGATCAAATAATTGACGCTGTAGTTGCTTCAAACAACAAATTATTTAATTAA
- a CDS encoding ATP-binding cassette domain-containing protein, translating into MIFINRLINLFKKKTTKFNKEDETEFLRLKQEIESKKNIDRNSAIELKNVFIDFGETLAVDDVSFKIPEGSLVTLLGPSGSGKTTTLNAISGLLTITSGKVFFRGRDVTRLTPQQRKLGFVFQNYALYPHMSVYDNIAFPLKNDADWQNKVLDRKTEAIINIRNIYLKSLGASDLEIKQINEAWKIYKSIYRETQSELANYRVELREKFDKAFTDYKMSKVHYTADLSLASKLALKSFESLKKSKHDQLNAINEEYNLLKNNNRLKAEEEYKQSKFLTDFDKNLLKRSKPKSIEEVQEELDKTQKLIEQVVLENRSEFSHETQRQLVKTENQLMKNNIYYKYYMNLKKAIVKYEPLIDKYKKTYKEVKKEYKNSVRNNSKLKRLVRNEKIMKMYALVNFEKIQNEIYQKYNLKQIIDEDHKLKNANLTDEDRNQIVEYSKDIISLKKAIHREVLEVAERVEILPILQKKPTRLSGGQQQRVAIARAIVKKPQILLMDEPLSNLDAKLRISTRQWIRDIQQKLGITTVFVTHDQEEAMSISDIVICMSMSKVQQIGSPMELYNKPRNKFVARFLGMPEMGMFDSKYKDGKLTVLGVEIPGIKLNDVDFKDLSVGVRAEDFEIKNRKQDAQFSGVVKAAENFGKESKLIVTLENGENINFLVDNDYNYKAKDEIYFNIPKHRLHIFDKLTEERIEYEIKK; encoded by the coding sequence ATGATATTTATTAATAGATTAATTAATCTTTTTAAGAAAAAAACAACCAAGTTTAATAAAGAAGATGAAACAGAATTTTTACGTCTAAAGCAAGAAATAGAATCAAAGAAAAATATTGATCGTAACTCTGCTATAGAATTAAAAAATGTTTTTATCGACTTTGGTGAAACTTTAGCTGTAGATGATGTTAGTTTTAAAATTCCAGAAGGTTCATTAGTAACTCTTTTAGGACCTTCAGGATCAGGTAAAACAACAACTCTTAATGCTATCTCAGGGTTATTAACAATAACAAGTGGGAAGGTGTTTTTTAGAGGAAGAGACGTTACAAGATTAACACCTCAACAAAGGAAATTGGGTTTCGTTTTTCAAAACTATGCCTTATATCCTCATATGAGTGTTTATGACAACATCGCATTCCCTCTTAAAAATGATGCAGATTGACAAAACAAAGTTTTAGATAGAAAAACAGAAGCTATCATTAATATTAGAAATATTTATCTTAAATCATTAGGTGCTAGTGATTTAGAAATTAAGCAAATTAATGAAGCTTGAAAAATTTACAAATCAATTTATAGAGAAACACAATCAGAATTAGCTAATTATCGTGTTGAATTACGTGAAAAATTTGATAAAGCGTTTACTGATTATAAAATGTCAAAAGTTCACTATACAGCTGATTTAAGCTTAGCTTCTAAATTGGCTTTAAAAAGCTTTGAAAGCTTGAAAAAGTCAAAACATGATCAACTTAATGCTATTAACGAAGAATACAATCTTCTTAAAAATAACAATAGACTAAAAGCTGAAGAAGAATATAAACAATCAAAATTCTTAACTGATTTTGATAAAAACTTATTAAAAAGAAGCAAACCAAAAAGTATAGAAGAAGTACAAGAAGAACTTGACAAAACTCAAAAACTTATTGAACAAGTTGTTTTAGAAAACCGTAGTGAATTTTCTCATGAAACTCAAAGACAACTTGTTAAAACTGAAAATCAATTAATGAAAAATAATATTTATTACAAATATTACATGAACCTTAAAAAGGCTATTGTTAAATATGAACCATTAATTGATAAATACAAAAAAACTTACAAAGAAGTTAAAAAAGAATATAAAAATTCTGTCCGTAATAATTCAAAATTAAAAAGATTAGTACGCAATGAAAAAATTATGAAAATGTACGCATTAGTTAATTTTGAAAAAATTCAAAATGAAATTTATCAAAAATACAACTTAAAGCAAATTATTGATGAAGATCACAAATTAAAAAATGCGAACTTAACAGATGAAGACAGAAACCAAATTGTTGAATATTCTAAAGATATAATTAGCCTTAAAAAAGCAATTCATAGAGAAGTGCTTGAAGTTGCTGAACGTGTTGAAATTCTTCCAATCTTACAAAAGAAACCAACTCGTCTTTCAGGTGGTCAACAACAACGTGTGGCAATTGCCCGTGCTATTGTTAAAAAACCTCAAATTCTTCTTATGGACGAACCTCTTTCAAACTTGGATGCTAAATTACGTATTTCAACTCGACAATGAATTAGAGATATTCAACAAAAATTAGGTATTACTACAGTATTCGTTACACACGACCAAGAAGAAGCTATGTCAATTAGTGACATTGTTATCTGTATGTCAATGTCTAAAGTTCAACAAATTGGTTCACCAATGGAACTTTACAACAAACCACGTAACAAATTTGTAGCTAGATTTTTAGGAATGCCAGAAATGGGCATGTTCGACTCTAAATATAAAGATGGAAAACTTACTGTTTTAGGTGTTGAAATTCCTGGAATCAAATTAAACGATGTTGACTTCAAAGATCTTAGTGTTGGTGTTAGAGCCGAAGACTTTGAAATTAAAAATAGAAAGCAAGATGCACAATTCAGTGGCGTAGTTAAAGCTGCTGAAAACTTTGGTAAAGAAAGCAAATTAATAGTAACTTTAGAAAATGGTGAAAATATCAACTTTTTAGTTGACAATGACTATAATTACAAAGCTAAAGATGAAATTTATTTCAACATACCAAAACATCGTCTTCACATTTTTGACAAGTTAACAGAAG
- a CDS encoding thermonuclease family protein, with protein MKFKNNTLNFCLNTIVPSMAIVVCSSCQSKDDKIYNEAFKEDIKFDYVAYNPATGKYDIVDKNIENQLTTSLNNLSNISREFTYDGEEYKLEIDTISLARTFDKNKTFSENLKDPNFINNQREYTYKIFKKNPKGKWKEYDKYDISKMTKKFDVKLNLVDNFDKMDTRIDYSKLQATAYDWDQMAKEGLNYYDGEIVSWNDGDTPKVKYYDPKKKEMVVETIRIQGVDTPEKAVGKEIAPIFEKRFAEKSSEFANVNLPAGTKVRFIYSNKDAFKRIVAHLFWGEKNGHKYVYEYSAAITRFGFTLPYADGTELINMTNAGKTQHYTFLQIGEAFEAAMAEKTGFFKCLSDPDDISRYVYLSKRNGKYTIFQKKSNSNVFKFKDKAYKNPIN; from the coding sequence ATGAAGTTTAAAAATAATACTTTAAATTTTTGTTTGAATACAATTGTTCCTTCAATGGCTATTGTAGTTTGTTCTTCATGTCAAAGTAAAGATGACAAAATTTATAATGAAGCTTTTAAAGAAGACATCAAGTTCGATTATGTAGCTTATAATCCAGCTACTGGAAAATATGATATTGTTGACAAAAATATTGAAAATCAATTGACAACTAGTTTGAATAATTTATCAAATATTTCAAGAGAATTTACTTATGATGGTGAAGAATATAAACTTGAAATAGATACAATTTCTCTTGCAAGAACATTTGATAAAAACAAAACTTTTAGTGAAAACTTGAAAGATCCAAACTTTATTAATAATCAAAGGGAATATACTTACAAAATTTTCAAAAAAAATCCTAAAGGTAAATGAAAAGAATATGATAAGTATGACATTTCAAAAATGACAAAGAAATTTGACGTTAAGTTAAATTTAGTTGACAATTTTGACAAAATGGATACTAGAATTGATTATTCAAAATTACAAGCTACAGCTTATGATTGAGATCAAATGGCAAAAGAAGGTTTAAATTACTATGATGGCGAAATCGTAAGTTGAAATGATGGAGATACTCCTAAAGTCAAATATTATGATCCAAAGAAAAAAGAGATGGTAGTTGAAACCATTAGAATTCAAGGAGTTGATACTCCTGAAAAAGCTGTTGGCAAAGAAATTGCTCCAATTTTTGAAAAGAGATTCGCGGAAAAATCATCTGAATTTGCTAATGTAAATTTACCAGCTGGTACAAAAGTTAGATTTATTTATTCTAATAAAGATGCTTTTAAAAGAATCGTAGCTCATTTATTTTGAGGCGAAAAAAATGGACACAAGTATGTGTATGAATATTCTGCTGCTATTACTAGATTTGGATTTACATTGCCTTATGCTGATGGTACAGAATTAATAAATATGACTAATGCTGGTAAAACTCAACATTATACATTCTTACAAATAGGTGAAGCTTTTGAAGCTGCTATGGCTGAAAAGACAGGATTCTTTAAATGTTTAAGTGATCCTGATGACATATCAAGATATGTTTATTTATCAAAAAGAAATGGTAAATACACCATTTTTCAAAAGAAATCAAATTCAAATGTATTTAAATTTAAAGATAAAGCTTACAAAAACCCTATAAACTAG